From the genome of Kluyveromyces lactis strain NRRL Y-1140 chromosome F complete sequence:
AGGAGTAGCTACTCAAAtcaaacagaaaaattcAGACAGAAGAATCAACATCCGCAATATCCATAACTATTTATTACTGATTACTACTAAGTGTCATCTCCTCTTCAGTCCTTTCATGATAATTATTACTATATTTATTCTGTTCACTAGACACTATTCTTTACTTCTCCCATTAAATATACTTATAATGTTTTATCAGTTAATATTCATATATACCATTAAAATACAAGGTGAAAAGCATAACAAAGGGAATAGAAAAAGAGACAGAACAATACATAACAAGACAGAGAGGTATATAGAGATTATTTCCGTTCCACCCAATACTGCTGTCTCATCATGGTAAAGATCAAGTTGCCTGATTTAGAGAGCGATGAAGACGTAGATCTGATAGGAACCTCGATCAACAAAGCTGCAACATCAATCTCTGACGAAGAGACCGAGGAGCAGCTGGCCAAACCGTTAAAGttcaagttgaaaagaaacaaacagGTACCACTAGTAGAGGAATATACcaatgatgatgattacTCCACGTTGTTTGAGCAACCCGCCGGAACAAAACCCCGTAATACAAAGGAAACGATTAACGTATTGAATTTAGAAGATTTAGAAGGTTCAgaggaagaacaaaatgaaCCACCTAAGTACACCAAGAAAGTACAAAACCGCAGCCAGCTAGTTtcagagaagaaagttAACGAAAAGACGTACGTGAAGTTGCTCAGCAATCAGGATAAAGACGATTTACGTGAATTGGGAATAACCGCCCAGGCTGATATTTACgctgaagaagacgatCAACTATTGATGGATAACTCACTGCAAGACGAACGGTTAGCATTGGgagacaaagaaaaacagcTGATGCAACAACGGAAACGTAAAGagattgaacaattgaTAAGTTTGCATGATGAAGAGACCGTTTTACCACAGGAAATACAAGAACTTGATAAAATAAGCGGTCAAAAGACAGTTCTTCTACCCAGATTGCAACCCGAGCAAAAATGGGAAGATATATATCAAGAGTTGAGCGAATACGCTGCTTCTCAACGTGACAGAGACACTCTAAGCTCCAAGAGAATCGAAATATTATCACAGCAATTGCAAGATTTgacgttgaagaaggaaaccTTTCTAGAAGAGATGAAACAGATAGCATCGTCACATAACAACAAACATCCCACGTGACCAAACACGAATCACGTGATGCTAAATTGTGACTCACCATATAAGGTATGACGCATAGTTTGGGAAAGAGCCCATTCGTACAGAATGACTGCATGGTATATAACGAACAGCACGAAAACGGCAATTTCTCATTCAGAACAGAAAAAAGTTAATAAAAAAAGACAGTTTGACCAATTCTTACCGTTAAGTACAACTGATAACGAACTAACAGTTTTAGATTCTACAAAACTTGCAAGTATCTACACGCATTTGACAGCTGCTTTCACCTCAACCGACTGATTTTTAGGTACCCGAAGGCTGCATACAGAATTTTTTACTCCAGATTTACTAGCTATGACTATAATGAGCGCtgcttcttcctcttcttctggtgaTATTCGTCATTTGATTTCGATCAAGGATTTGAGCGATGATGAGTTCAAGAGCTTGGTCGATAGAGCCGAGTATTACAAGAAGGTGTTCAAGAGTAATGATATTTCAGAATTCCAAAAACAACATTTGAAGTTGTTGGGTAAGACCATCGCTTTAATTTTCACCAAGAGATCTACTAGAACCAGAATTTCCACAGAAGGTGCGGCCGCATTCTTCGGTGGTCAACCAATGTTCTTGGGGAAAGATGATATCCAATTAGGTGTTAATGAATCATTCTATGATACAACTAAGGTTGTGTCTTCCATGGTTTCATGTATCTTTGCCCGTGTCAATAGACATGCTGACATTTTGAACTTGGCCAAGGATTCTTCTGTGCCAATTATCAATGCTCTTTGTGACAAGTTCCATCCTTTGCAGGCCATTTGTGATATGTTGACCATTAAGGAACATTTGGACTACGATAACaataaattgaagatgGCTTGGGTTGGTGATGCCAACAATGTGATTAACGATATGGCTATTGCTGCTTTGAAACTGGGGATCGATGTCGCCGTAGCCACTCCTCCAGGTATTGAATTGGACAGCGACATCCAACAAGAGGGTCAAAAATTAGCTGCTCAGAACAACTGTGAGTTTGTCTGCACTCATGATTCGATGGCTGCTTGTACAGACGCTAATATCTTGGTGACAGACACTTTTGTTTCCATGGGTGAAGAATTCGCTAAGGAAGCTAAATTAAGACAATTTGCTGGGTTCCAAATTAATTCAGAACTATGTTCTGTTGCTGCACCAAACTATAAATTCATGCATTGTTTACCAAGACACCAGGAAGAAGTTACGGAAGAAGTCTTCTACGGTAAAAACTCCATTGTTTTcgaagaagcagaaaatAGACTATATGCAGCCATGGCCGCTATTGACATATTTGTGAACCACAAGGGTGACTTCTTCTCACATCCATAATTTCATTCGGATAGAAGTACCTCCTTTCCCATCGTTTCTCCATCAATGTTTATATTTGGGAAACGTTAATGATATATACTCTCTTATATAAATCGGTTGTATCCCGGTAGCTTGGAAGTTACCTGCATAGTCATATTATAATGTTATAAATTAATACAGACTTTCCCGCTAAACTGAAGGTTGTCAGTTGTCCCTAGACTGATCATACCTGTATCAGTATCCGATTCTTGTATACCGAACTCATACACTTCTTTAGCCAATTCACCAGAATACTTCGCTGTTTTCTCATTGGAAAACAATGCAAGTGTTATGTGAGGAACTTTGTTAAGGCAAGTCAAATGGTCCAAATGAGTACCATCTGGCATAACAATTGGATGGGTATCATCTAGCAGGGAAACGGTAGCTAGAATTACGTGCTTATCCCAGATTAAATCTctcaatttgaaagagaCACTATCCTCCGTAGCGATAATGTTTTTGGTAGCCTCTGAgttattttcttttgagagATACTCTTTGTATCTATCCAAGTATTTGGCCCACATTTGTTTAGCTTTTATACCAACAGACCTGATTTGAGACTTATGGTATAGGGTTATATGCAAAGCGTCTTTGAAAGGAGTTGAATCCAGACTTTTAAGCAAAGAAGGGTACTCTGATGCATGTGTTTCAATGGTTTTTCTGACATGTTGCAATAAAAGGTCTGTGTCAATTACATTAGCTGAGAAATATACAGGTTTATGCTGCtttttgtcaattttatTCCCACCTTTAATGATTTTCGTTATGGTTGGTTTGTAATTGAGAGCCCTTTCAAAAGCCTGATGTACGATAGAATCATCTGGGATCGAGGGAATAACGTCTCCATAATTACGCTGTAACTCTTTGAGAACGGTAATAGTGTTTTTCAACGACGAGTTCTTGCCAACTTCCAATTG
Proteins encoded in this window:
- the NTR2 gene encoding Ntr2p (weakly similar to uniprot|P36118 Saccharomyces cerevisiae YKR022C Protein required for cell viability), which gives rise to MVKIKLPDLESDEDVDLIGTSINKAATSISDEETEEQLAKPLKFKLKRNKQVPLVEEYTNDDDYSTLFEQPAGTKPRNTKETINVLNLEDLEGSEEEQNEPPKYTKKVQNRSQLVSEKKVNEKTYVKLLSNQDKDDLRELGITAQADIYAEEDDQLLMDNSLQDERLALGDKEKQLMQQRKRKEIEQLISLHDEETVLPQEIQELDKISGQKTVLLPRLQPEQKWEDIYQELSEYAASQRDRDTLSSKRIEILSQQLQDLTLKKETFLEEMKQIASSHNNKHPT
- the ARG3 gene encoding ornithine carbamoyltransferase (similar to uniprot|P05150 YJL088W Saccharomyces cerevisiae ARG3 Ornithine carbamoyltransferase), whose translation is MTIMSAASSSSSGDIRHLISIKDLSDDEFKSLVDRAEYYKKVFKSNDISEFQKQHLKLLGKTIALIFTKRSTRTRISTEGAAAFFGGQPMFLGKDDIQLGVNESFYDTTKVVSSMVSCIFARVNRHADILNLAKDSSVPIINALCDKFHPLQAICDMLTIKEHLDYDNNKLKMAWVGDANNVINDMAIAALKLGIDVAVATPPGIELDSDIQQEGQKLAAQNNCEFVCTHDSMAACTDANILVTDTFVSMGEEFAKEAKLRQFAGFQINSELCSVAAPNYKFMHCLPRHQEEVTEEVFYGKNSIVFEEAENRLYAAMAAIDIFVNHKGDFFSHP